Proteins found in one Aspergillus chevalieri M1 DNA, chromosome 2, nearly complete sequence genomic segment:
- the HEK2 gene encoding KH domain-containing protein (COG:A;~EggNog:ENOG410PK1N;~InterPro:IPR004087,IPR004088,IPR036612;~PFAM:PF00013;~go_function: GO:0003676 - nucleic acid binding [Evidence IEA];~go_function: GO:0003723 - RNA binding [Evidence IEA]) produces the protein MDTSEIHDTTPVIDEPMTDVNNMVDSSDIEITPKTEEEYAQAGLTLRAIVSSKEAGIIIGKAGKNVADLRDETGVKAGVSKVVPGVHDRVLTVTGPLQGTARAYAIVAKSLVEGAPQMGMGGIVSNNGTHPVRLLISHNQMGTIIGRQGLKIKHIQDASGVRMVAQKEMLPQSTERVVEVQGTPEGIEKAIWEIGKCLIDDWQRGTGTVLYNPAVRSSVGPGPLSPAPAPANNGFSSRPYNRTGNGADFSDHSGGYGRRSNSDASRGYPLVTEDGEEIQTQNISIPADMVGCIIGRGGTKITEIRRSSGARISIAKAPHDETGERMFTIMGSAQANEKALYLLYENLEAEKTRRSQLPQDQE, from the exons ATGGACACCTCCGAGATTCACGACACTACTCCCGTCATCGACGAACCCATGACCGATGTCAACAACATGGTCGACTCGAGTGACATCGAGATCACCCCCAAGACCGAAGAAGAGTACGCTCAGGCCGGGTTGACTCTTCGTGCCATTGTCTCTTCCAAGGAAGCGGGTATCATCATCGGCAAGGCCGGTAAAAATGTGGCTGACCTGCGCGACGAAACTGGCGTCAAGGCTGGCGTCAGCAAGGTCGTCCCCGGTGTGCATGACCGTGTCTTGACCGTCACCGGTCCCTTGCAGGGCACCGCCAGAGCTTATGCGATTGTTGCCAAGAGTTTGGTGGAAGGTGCTCCGCAGATGGGTATGGGTGGCATTGTTTCTAACAACGGAACTCACC CGGTCCGTCTTCTTATCTCTCACAACCAGATGGGCACCATCATCGGACGCCAGGGCTTGAAGATCAAGCACATCCAAGACGCTTCCGGTGTGCGCATGGTTGCTCAGAAGGAAATGCTCCCCCAATCGACTGAACGAGTCGTTGAAGTGCAAGGAACTCCAGAGGGTATCGAGAAGGCGATCTGGGAAATCGGAAAGTGCCTCATTGATGACTGGCAGCGCGGTACCGGCACTGTGCTCTACAACCCTGCAGTTCGCTCGTCTGTCGGCCCCGGCCCCTTGAGCCCAGCTCCCGCCCCCGCCAACAACGGATTCAGCAGCCGCCCTTACAACCGGACAGGCAACGGAGCCGATTTCAGTGACCACTCCGGTGGCTACGGTCGACGATCCAACTCCGACGCCAGTCGTGGATACCCTCTTGTCACCGAAGACGGCGAAGAAATTCAGACCCAGAACatcagcatcccggctgacATGGTGGGTTGCATCATTGGCCGTGGCGGCACCAAGATCACGGAGATCCGAAGAAGCTCTGGAGCTCGCATCTCGATTGCCAAAGCCCCTCACGACGAGACCGGTGAGCGCATGTTCACCATCATGGGAAGCGCCCAGGCCAACGAGAAGGCTCTGTATCTCCTGTACGAGAACCTTGAAGCCGAAAAGACTCGTCGTAGTCAGCTGCCTCAGGACCAAGAGTAA
- a CDS encoding putative LPXTG-motif cell wall anchor domain protein (COG:S;~EggNog:ENOG410PM53) — protein sequence MAADPRDSGPAMEPPASTSSFSPALRHLHSSSLSTSSSPHRLPQGQFSFEYHLPLRKRALTASAQQYSSPAATAANHPAPRRTISTSSTTGPVHVPTHRRSVPNFSLPHVAALSRQSSFSSPLSTLNQNSLHSPRPREVESPGDDALNPNASKRRRQSTVIFQDSAKTTMPASTQTYVPYRSSFAADKSRALNGVDKQAQDPDETITSNTSREDIFLNIARSDSDRRNSLARSEFRRSRLGLSSGSLRSPTSRVHSNDNTPSPEQLRSTNSHAPLRSPLHATYGSVSYPHSSASAHPLDDHSRTRYAAVGSSSRSSIGLPRSRLSRTSPDASPRTSSGADRRASWQDPPRIYPNPALSTIRSSRLPSSSETTERVRVEYPDKNRQDGTESTLSTNAPSTVWDELEDLKSRIHKLELTGKLPPSSQAAISSASNSGGERPRTAATTATTLSSSPNHRRKESGPSAESDTAPANPVHPLLQSALGKAKTVLSNEVYRTLEATATDATILSTILGSGSVPSGSVSVINGHSPSDRQSRRKADSVCRGLTELCLALSDDYIKQHEQPGQDETIRAPQQNGHANPEPSTPTLPFQRRESFEPEGIIRRRSSARVVSRLESRRASMVNGNSPSYHQDDPPPIPEKPIPQQQSPQTPAAPTAPTAPTAQPQPQPEPEKQTATVTPKSRLTRLSTSFRTRRTQPEEENAEKESSHNRTLSRAMTIATPATQSSRLAARQRLSQSFTPSQSIPNSPREPQTPQQPPPAHQLPTHTAEQHVPRTPSLSQSAIPLRRSFMAHTPATSRSNIQAGSRRYGLSSFSAAPGETDIPETPQQSTPGAPTPSQTRIVAPSTKIAASYTPIQQNQSRSRANSLGTRRFGIRPRPMVNVDSAVNGYNNG from the exons ATGGCGGCCGATCCCCGTGACTCCGGCCCTGCGATGGAGCCGCCCGCCTCGACCTCTTCATTTTCTCCTGCTCTCCGTCATCTTCACTCTTCCTCTTTGTCCACCTCTTCGTCGCCCCATCGTCTTCCTCAGGGCCAGTTCAGTTTCgaatatcatcttcctctgcGAAAACGAGCTTTGACTGCCAGCGCCCAGCAGTACTCCTCCCCCGCCGCCACCGCCGCTAACCATCCTGCTCCCCGGCGCACCATCAGCACCTCCAGCACCACTGGCCCGGTCCATGTCCCTACACACCGGAGATCCGTCCCCAACTTCAGCCTCCCCCACGTCGCTGCTCTTTCTCGACAGTCATCTTTCTCGTCTCCGTTGTCCACCCTCAACCAGAACAGTCTTCATTCCCCCCGACCTCGCGAGGTCGAATCCCCTGGCGACGACGCGTTGAATCCCAATGCGTCCAAGCGACGAAGACAATCCACCGTcatttttcaagattcagcGAAAACCACTATGCCCGCATCCACGCAGACCTATGTGCCGTATcgttcttcctttgctgccGACAAAAGTCGCGCCCTCAATGGGGTAGACAAACAGGCGCAGGACCCCGACGAGACCATCACCAGTAACACTTCGCGCGAAGATATCTTTCTCAATATCGCGAGGTCGGATTCAGACCGTCGCAATTCTTTGGCTCGTTCAGAATTCAGGCGG TCCCGACTCGGTCTTTCAAGTGGCTCCTTGCGATCCCCAACCTCTCGTGTACATAGCAACGACAACACCCCTTCTCCCGAACAATTACGATCCACCAATTCGCATGCGCCCTTGCGTTCTCCTCTCCATGCCACCTACGGTTCCGTGTCGTACCCGCATTCTTCAGCATCCGCTCACCCCCTCGATGACCATTCCCGCACGCGCTATGCCGCTGTTGGTTCCAGCTCTCGATCCTCCATTGGCTTGCCGCGAAGCAGGTTGAGTCGAACAAGTCCAGACGCCTCCCCGCGTACCTCCTCCGGCGCAGATAGGCGGGCCTCATGGCAGGACCCTCCTCGTATCTACCCCAACCCCGCACTATCGACTATCCGCAGCAGTCGTCTACCCAGCTCGTCGGAGACCACTGAGCGCGTCCGCGTCGAATACCCGGACAAGAACCGCCAGGATGGAACAGAGTCTACTCTTTCTACCAATGCGCCGTCCACAGTCTGGGATGAACTGGAGGACCTCAAGTCTCGCATCCACAAACTCGAGCTGACCGGCAAGTTACCACCCTCGTCGCAAGCCGCCATATCTTCCGCTTCGAATTCGGGAGGTGAACGGCCTCGAACAGCAGCGACCACAGCCACTACCCTGTCCTCGTCGCCTAACCACCGTCGCAAGGAAAGCGGTCCATCAGCCGAGTCTGATACCGCGCCGGCCAACCCAGTCCACCCTCTTTTACAATCAGCGCTGGGCAAAGCCAAAACGGTGCTCAGCAATGAGGTTTACAGAACACTGGAAGCCACTGCGACGGATGCGACAATATTATCCACCATTCTGGGCTCCGGTTCCGTTCCATCGGGCAGCGTGTCTGTGATTAATGGGCACAGTCCATCCGACAGACAATCCCGACGGAAGGCGGACAGTGTATGCCGGGGGTTGACAGAACTCTGCCTCGCATTATCAGATGACTATATCAAGCAACACGAGCAGCCAGGCCAGGACGAAACCATTCGGGCACCGCAGCAGAATGGCCACGCCAATCCTGAACCATCAACTCCTACACTGCCATTCCAGCGGAGAGAGAGTTTCGAACCCGAGGGAATCATCCGGCGACGGAGCAGTGCTCGGGTTGTCAGTCGATTGGAATCTCGTCGCGCGAGTATGGTAAATGGAAACAGTCCTAGCTATCACCAAGACGACCCACCTCCAATTCCCGAGAAGCCGATCCCGCAGCAACAATCACCACAaacaccagcagcaccaacagcaccaacagcaccAACAGCACAACCACAGCCGCAACCAGAACCCGAAAAACAAACAGCCACCGTTACTCCTAAAAGCCGACTCACTCGCCTATCGACATCATTCCGGACACGCAGAACACAGCCGGAAGAAGAGAAcgcagagaaagaaagtTCCCACAACCGCACCCTCTCCCGAGCCATGACCATTGCGACACCAGCAACACAATCAAGCCGACTAGCAGCGCGACAACGCCTCTCGCAAAGCTTCACCCCGTCCCAATCAATCCCCAACTCTCCCCGCGAACCGCAAACcccacaacaaccaccaccagccCACCAACTCCCAACACACACCGCGGAGCAACACGTCCCCCGCACCCCGAGCCTCTCCCAATCCGCCATCCCCCTCCGCAGAAGCTTCATGGCCCACACCCCCGCGACATCCCGCTCGAATATCCAAGCCGGGTCCCGCCGCTACGGCCTCTCTAGCTTCTCGGCCGCACCAGGCGAGACCGATATCCCAGAAACACCCCAACAATCAACACCAGGAGCACCAACACCATCTCAAACAAGGATCGTCGCCCCCTCGACGAAGATTGCGGCTAGTTACACACCCATCCAGCAGAACCAGAGCCGCTCGAGGGCCAACAGTCTGGGGACTAGACGATTCGGAATTCGGCCACGGCCGATGGTGAACGTTGATAGTGCGGTGAACGGGTATAACAATGGCTAA
- the dspD gene encoding putative protein-tyrosine phosphatase (COG:V;~EggNog:ENOG410PMWH;~InterPro:IPR020422,IPR029021,IPR016130,IPR000387, IPR000340;~PFAM:PF00782;~go_function: GO:0004725 - protein tyrosine phosphatase activity [Evidence IEA];~go_function: GO:0008138 - protein tyrosine/serine/threonine phosphatase activity [Evidence IEA];~go_function: GO:0016791 - phosphatase activity [Evidence IEA];~go_process: GO:0006470 - protein dephosphorylation [Evidence IEA];~go_process: GO:0016311 - dephosphorylation [Evidence IEA]), protein MNMDADAFPSSLSKRSFAQVASATLSCLHRSSRCNNNASVVAPAFYHDGCDTERVLLSPFKRRTIRKSTSFALATPSTSTMPIQTSAPSHPDSFPSFMSVFGGISSRFTPEKDEGPAPLQPLRVPSSHGSTHPSRRPLPFRHRESVSSMTSGSTDSSPTTTISTFDSPSAPDTSPSSSPESPSSMPYPKFMQPTQFGEQKPAQPAQSQSQQQNESLKPSESLKPVQPESPNRRARNLKNLSLRMPPPLDSSRPPIATASVVETTSHHFSAPPSPVIPPKTGRRKPAGLTIRTPGFDKSFSSNITEVVPPTPSLRHAESSPSLHSVFSPSFGPKGGMQLPRPVTHHGVRRPSEGCFTPLQTVPDENSHAGGALHDLQEEEDHLDSRESLQRNERGYPDGPIRIYDSGVYLYLEPTAQEASQFDVVVNVAKEVANPFTKSPESDTVMSAWRNSISAAIGEQHVQNDSRISSSKPEYIHVSWDHNSEILDDLYPLCELIESRISQGKKVLIHCQLGASRSASLVIAYGLFKNRELDFNSMYEMVKARSRWVGPNMSLIYQLTDFRSRLIRGTLSKKSPEEWSLASTPKSEVPAPSLAASPELPDNGQSMNHAPPVPPVPSLSVPSDQKTLRPSSPGFSKTLSHKRSLPPRPLPLRQMYHTAEPADRPQRPRTSYVQPVKKGSFVREQPELSSIFSPRTTEFMVAPLPRQMGGIGGVLSGDVADPRSPPPGNERLIMRSIDEFL, encoded by the coding sequence ATGAACATGGACGCTGATGCTTTTCCTTCGTCCCTGTCCAAAAGGTCATTTGCGCAGGTAGCAAGTGCAACTCTGTCTTGTCTTCATCGTTCTTCCCGATGCAACAATAACGCATCCGTTGTGGCTCCCGCGTTCTATCACGACGGCTGTGATACTGAACGGGTCTTGTTGTCGCCATTCAAGCGCAGGACTATTCGGAAATCTACTTCTTTTGCTCTAGCAACACCGTCCACCTCGACCATGCCCATTCAGACCAGCGCTCCGTCGCATCCCGATTCTTTCCCTTCCTTCATGTCGGTCTTTGGTGGTATCTCTTCCCGCTTCACACCTGAAAAGGACGAAGGCCCCGCGCCTCTTCAACCTCTGCGGGTGCCCTCCTCTCATGGATCTACTCATCCTTCTCGACGCCCACTCCCCTTCCGTCACCGCGAAAGCGTTTCATCCATGACCTCCGGCTCAACCGACTCTTCTCCTACCACCACTATCTCCACCTTTGATTCTCCTTCCGCTCCCGATACCTCTCCCAGCTCCTCGCCGGAGTCGCCATCTTCCATGCCCTATCCTAAATTCATGCAGCCCACACAGTTTGGCGAGCAGAAACCCGCGCAGCCGGCGCAATCACAGTCGCAGCAACAGAATGAATCGTTAAAACCTTCGGAATCTCTCAAACCGGTGCAACCGGAGTCTCCCAATCGACGAGCGCGCAACCTCAAGAACTTGTCGCTGAGGATGCCCCCACCTTTGGACTCTTCGCGCCCGCCTATTGCAACCGCTTCTGTCGTGGAGACGACTTCGCATCATTTCTCCGCACCTCCCTCGCCCGTCATCCCTCCCAAGACTGGTCGACGCAAGCCGGCAGGCCTCACCATCCGCACACCAGGATTTGACAAGTCCTTTTCCAGCAACATTACCGAAGTCGTTCCTCCGACGCCCTCCTTGCGACACGCTGAATCGTCGCCTTCTCTGCATTCCGTCTTCTCTCCCTCGTTTGGCCCTAAAGGTGGCATGCAATTACCTCGACCCGTCACCCACCACGGCGTCCGACGACCCTCTGAAGGTTGCTTCACTCCTCTCCAGACGGTGCCAGATGAGAATTCGCATGCTGGTGGAGCCCTGCATGATCTgcaggaagaggaagaccaTCTCGACTCGAGAGAGTCGCTTCAACGGAACGAGCGCGGCTACCCGGATGGACCCATTCGCATCTATGACTCGGGGGTGTACTTGTATCTGGAGCCGACCGCCCAGGAAGCATCGCAATTTGACGTGGTTGTGAACGTGGCCAAGGAAGTTGCCAACCCGTTCACCAAGAGCCCAGAAAGCGATACGGTCATGAGCGCATGGCGCAACAGCATCTCGGCCGCGATAGGCGAACAGCATGTTCAAAATGATAGCCGCATTTCATCATCCAAACCCGAATACATTCATGTATCCTGGGACCACAACTCGGAAATTCTTGATGACCTGTACCCATTGTGCGAGCTTATTGAGTCGCGCATCTCCCAGGGCAAGAAGGTGCTCATCCATTGCCAACTGGGAGCCAGTCGTTCGGCCTCCTTGGTAATTGCCTACGGTCTATTCAAAAACCGAGAATTGGACTTCAACTCGATGTATGAGATGGTCAAGGCGCGCAGTCGTTGGGTGGGTCCCAACATGAGCCTCATCTACCAGTTGACGGACTTCCGTTCCCGATTGATCCGTGGTACGCTCTCGAAGAAGTCCCCAGAGGAGTGGTCTCTGGCATCGACGCCCAAGAGTGAGGTCCCGGCTCCTAGCCTTGCCGCTTCGCCGGAGCTTCCGGATAATGGTCAATCCATGAACCATGCACCCCCCGTGCCACCGGTGCCTTCCCTTTCCGTGCCGAGTGACCAGAAGACGCTTCGTCCCAGCAGCCCGGGCTTTTCCAAGACCCTTTCGCACAAGCGAAGCTTGCCTCCGCGGCCCTTGCCGCTTCGACAGATGTATCATACAGCGGAGCCAGCGGACCGACCCCAGCGGCCGCGGACCAGCTATGTGCAACCGGTAAAGAAGGGATCGTTTGTGCGCGAGCAGCCAGAATTGTCTTCGATCTTTTCGCCTCGCACCACGGAGTTCATGGTTGCACCACTGCCCCGACAGATGGGAGGTATTGGAGGTGTTCTGTCAGGAGATGTGGCAGACCCGCGATCACCACCGCCGGGCAATGAGCGCCTGATCATGAGAAGTATTGATGAATTCCTATAG
- a CDS encoding putative S-adenosylmethionine-dependent methyltransferase (COG:S;~EggNog:ENOG410PMV7;~InterPro:IPR026635,IPR029063,IPR025714;~PFAM:PF13489,PF13847;~go_function: GO:0008168 - methyltransferase activity [Evidence IEA]), translating into MADQPTHLPPSELGTKEYWETFYARTLSHLTTKTPETDHPANPESQDPSNEDTDPDSDADDDSDPGTSWFSEHNAPEKVLDFLTDDEFPLAPANTFPSSPSTKWNGKVLDDQPKVLDLGTGNGSQLALLRKKGGYRGEMVGVDYSRQSVELARALQRGRGHSAYRSDSDSDSEEDEDEDGAEAQTEGGTQIRFEEYDILNPVPKDTLDWFPRANGGFDIVLDKGTFDAISLSEEMVAEKRVCERYPGVVVGLVREGGFLVVTSCNWTEEEIVRWFVDGTKGELKVWGRVEYPRFRFGGKEGQGVCTVCFQRS; encoded by the exons ATGGCAGACCAACCAACCCATCTTCCTCCCAGCGAACTGGGAACGAAGGAATA CTGGGAAACCTTCTACGCCCGCACCCTCTCCCACCTCACCACCAAAACCCCCGAGACCGACCACCCAGCAAACCCAGAATCCCAAGATCCCTCAAATGAAGACACCGACCCAGACTCAGACGCAGACGACGACTCCGACCCCGGCACCTCCTGGTTCTCCGAACACAACGCCCCCGAAAAAGTCCTCGACTTTTTAACCGATGATGAATTCCCGCTCGCCCCCGCGAACACCTTCCCATCCTCTCCATCTACGAAATGGAATGGAAAAGTACTCGACGATCAACCGAAGGTGTTGGACCTGGGGACTGGGAATGGGAGCCAGTTGGCGCTGCTGAGGAAGAAAGGGGGTTATCGGGGGGAGATGGTGGGGGTTGATTATTCGAGGCAGAGTGTTGAGTTGGCGAGGGCGTTGCAGAGGGGGAGGGGGCATAGTGCTTATCGGTCTGATTCTGATTCTGattctgaggaagatgaggatgaggatggggcTGAAGCCCAGACAGAGGGAGGCACGCAGATCCGCTTCGAGGAATATGATATTCTCAATCCGGTCCCGAAGGACACACTGGATTGGTTCCCGCGGGCGAACGGGGGCTTTGATATTGTTCTTGACAAAGGGACGTTTGATGCTATTTCGTTGTCGGAGGAGATGGTTGCTGAGAAGCGGGTTTGCGAGCGGTATCCTGGTGTTGTGGTGGGGTTGGTGCGGGAGGGAGGGTTTCTGGTTGTGACGAGTTGTAATTGGACCGAGGAGGAGATTGTTAGGTGGTTTGTTGATGGGACCAAGGGGGAGTTGAAGGTCTGGGGGAGGGTGGAATATCCAAGGTTTCGATTTGGGGGGAAGGAGGGGCAGGGGGTTTGTACGGTTTGTTTTCAGCGTTCTTGA
- a CDS encoding uncharacterized protein (COG:S;~EggNog:ENOG410Q1UT) produces the protein MTRSNEGLRHNLRQRFNRVRDKFRNFLKDTSTHLPPHAQADRSLATNPAPASQHATATATSLPLNQASNAPGELSNTGNDEAQTQAGQDTFHGNSTEQNSTTDQLAVGHDIGNVIVSSDLWSAAYREAVENLRQEIDIATLEGKNAAQLFRELHETEQEATRESAFSRGLRHLRLVQVPLERIKLALDLASPMTNLEPTAATVFGVLRSVTAIAISFATADLDFAKQIGEMLEQIPYIDECDTLGQKAGREDIHKALVLVYEKILEFYKVALEILSKKGVKLMMKMVWETDRLPNIVQDFLRYSDTLRKLIDKATFEIVEDIKSMLYDQQIAGWLGEDKISRQSQYHESLQDLRADQACEFLLKHTNFTNWYEGSDSQQLTS, from the exons ATGACGCGTTCAAATGAAGGCTTGCGGCATAATTTACGCCAGCGATTCAATCGAGTTCGAGATAAATTTCGGAACTTTTTGAAGGACACCAGTACTCACTTACCACCACACGCCCAAGCAGACCGGAGTCTTGCAACCAA CCCGGCCCCAGCTTCTCAGCATGCAACAGCCACTGCCACCTCATTGCCTCTTAACCAAGCGAGTAATGCCCCTGGGGAGTTGAGCAACACTGGGAATGACGAGGCTCAAACCCAGGCCGGCCAGGACACTTTCCATGGCAACAGTACTGAACAAAACTCAACTACTGATCAGTTGGCTGTTGGTCATGACATTGGCAATGTTATTGTTTCTTCAGACCTTTGGAGTGCAGCATACCGTGAGGCAGTAGAGAATCTTAGGCAGGAAATAGACATTGCAACTCTAGAGGGAAAGAATGCCGCCCAGCTATTCAGAGAACTCCATGAGACCGAACAAGAGGCAACTCGCGAATCTGCCTTCTCAAGAGGGTTGAGGCATTTGCGCTTGGTCCAAGTCCCCCTTGAGAGAATCAAGCTAGCATTGGATCTGGCGAGTCCGATGACAAACCTGGAACCAACTGCAGCAACGGTTTTTGGTGTGCTCAGAAGCGTGACTGCG ATCGCTATCAGCTTTGCAACTGCTGATTTAGATTTCGCGAAACAAATTGGGGAAATGCTAGAGCAAATTCCCTATATTGATGAATGTGACACGCTCGGCCAGAAAGCGGGTAGGGAAGATATCCACAAG GCACTCGTATTGGTTTACGAAAAGATCCTAGAGTTCTATAAAGTCGCACTTGAGATATTAAGCAAAAAAGGGGTGAAATTGATGATGAAAATGGTCTGGGAGACTGACCGCCTCCCAAATATCGTCCAAGATTTCTTGAGATATTCCGATACTCTCCGAAAGCTTATAGATAAAGCGACATTTGAGATTGTGGAAGACATCAAATCCATGTTATATGACCAACAAA TTGCTGGATGGCTAGGTGAAGACAAGATCAGTCGCCAGAGTCAATATCATGAGTCTCTGCAGGATCTTCGAGCTGATCAGGCTTGCGAATTCTTACTGAAACATACCAATTTCACCAACTGGTATGAAGGTTCTGATTCCCAGCAGTTG ACGAGCTGA